Within the Glycine max cultivar Williams 82 chromosome 12, Glycine_max_v4.0, whole genome shotgun sequence genome, the region TGACCTAGGTTATCTTGAGGTGAACAGCCCATGAAGGCCATTGGATCTGGTGAACAAACTTCTGATCTCCAACCTTTTGTGTGCATTACCAGACCTGTGAGTACATCCTCTGATGTTGATCCATATAACCATCCCACCTGGCATTCTCAATAGTCAACAAACTAAGCACTTTtaacaaaaaagtaaagaaaagaaaacataagcaTTTATTTACCAgttatcaacatttttttaaattcaatttctaTGCACTGTCCATGTAATACATTTATCTACCAAATAGAAATCATTGTtgtaatgaaatttaaaataattatagtaaaaattaataaatttactatATATACTAATTTGTAATTGGATGAGTCAATAATTAATCCGAGCATAAGTtataccaaaattttaaatcatgtatttattaagatatattaaaagcttcatacaaaaaaaaaactaatatcttGAATTTATAGATAAAACATCTTATAAATAACCATTTAAGAAATGCATGTTTGGTTGAGTATTTTTCTGAAGAAAATAAGCGTTTTGtttgaagaaaataatttttaaaaaataaattaaaggaaaaagcATACGTCATGGAGAAATTATAATATGCTAAATTGTCAACTTTTGTAAGGTATACATTCAAGATAGATCCATCCATAGCTACTGGTAAAAAATTTCAAGAGATTgaattctcatttatttatgatttcttaggtacatatataaaatatttaactatcaccttcttaaaaatcaattttatatcctACCCCACATCATCCCAATCTGACTTTTTAACATGCTTCACAGTCATTTATAAGCACCGAAAAGGAAATGCACATGCGACTCCGTGTGCTGACTGTTTAGTTGAGGTGTGAATatcttgttttatatttttttaaagtaagatGAGAACAGAATATCTTGTtttatatttggaaaaaaaaaatcattgatagCAATTTGTAGCCTTAACAAGTTGAATATTGATTCTATTTCTCACCTGTTTACCCCAGGCGGTGCTGTATTCATAATCACAACTAGCAACTTGGTTCGCTGCTTTAAGCTCAAGAGATTTGAAAAGCTTATCATTGGGAGTAAATGTCATCTCTTCTAAAGCATGTTTAGCTGATTCAACAAACCCTCTTGAAGCTCCAAATATTTgcattgttttcttttgagacTTTGTTCCTGCATAAGATATATAAGACGGTAACACTAGATGTTACATATTTCTTAAGACAAAATAACAGGAATTCATTCTACTACTAAGTTGAACTTGTTCTGCTTCAACAAGTATATTCATTTGGGAATTTCTAAAAGCATGAAAGCATAGTGAGTCTTATGTAACAAGTACCATTAATGAAACCAAAATCCTTCTTCATATTTTGAATGTCATAATCAGGAGAAAGACCGTAAATAACTTTTCTTCTGTGGAAGCAATTTGTTCCTGCGTATATAATCCCCTGAAGTCCTGCAAATCCACCACCTATGTACTGCATTACATGAAGCATGAAAATGAGATTTGTTTATACAcctatttattatcatttatttctcATAGCTCATAAACCTATTGCTAGCTTTCTCATAATGCAAATTTGTTTGGTGTATGACTTGACATACCATAGGCAAAGCTACAAGCTGATTTCCATAAGCATCATCCTTTACTGTATCATAGAATCTTTGGGGACATTGAACAAATGCAACTTCTTTTTCTCCCTTTGAATCCAAGAAAATGCAGAGGGCATGTTGTGCAATCTTGGGATTGTTCACATACATATCACAATCCACGTTTAGGATATAGGGAGCATTTGTCATCAACGCGGAGACTCTTGTCTGTACAATGTGCAAATGATGGGAAATTTTAGATCAAAAGAAAGAAGGTACATTAATTTATGATCAAGAGAGATTCGATTTTTTGTGAATGCTGTTAATGAGAGAATAAAATTTATGGAATTCAGAGGAAAATAAACTTTACCAACACATTCATAGCACCGGCTTTGTAATGATGTGGATGTTGTGGCCTTTTTTCTCGAGATATGTAGATTAAGTGAGGTACTCCATCTCTAAGCCCTTCTTTGTTCTCCCATATTACCTACCAACATAACTTAAACCATTTATTTTAATGCAAAGATAACTATATTTTGTACCAGTAGCCTAAACTAAAAGCACTCTTTATTATTGTCCATATTTGTGAAGGCAAATTACATATTTACTCCTGTACtcctatatatatttatgattaattacAATATCATAATATGATTCAAAGATCATATAAGAAAAATTGGCATTTCAAAAAATGTGATTCGTTAATGCTAGCTAATGAACAGATTACCAACGCCAATAAAATGTGATGtatgaatatttataaaaatgcttGATGTAGTGTACCTTAATGATGGATGGGTGATTTTTCAGCTCTGTTTTTGAGAAGACTGCATACTCTCCAACGAGTGGACACGGATTCGATTTTTGGCTAGCATTCTGAATTTTACGGCAAAGTTGTTCATACTCTTTCTGCCAAATTACAAGAACTACAAACTGTCATTTCAAGCTTTGCAGAAGATAAATACTTCAATTTTTTACCCTCTTGCGCTCTACATTCATTTTATAGaggataaaagaaagaaagaataggaaacataataattttttttttttttttttttttacaaatacaaTAAAAGGGAAGTAGCAGTACTGTATCAATCATTGCAGGGTGTGTGTTTGTATAACTAACCTTCCAATCTTGGTAAACAAAATGGCTAATACCATAAATAAATTACCTTCATCAGTGACCATTCTTGTTCAAATTCTTGCAAATCAGTGTTTTTGTCAACCGTGGCATCCTCAGAGAAGTATCTAAACGGTGCTCTAACTTGTACATTGTACTTCTTACAGAAAGGTACCCAAAGTTTGGCAAATTTGGTGGCTTCAACAAGAGCATAGAAGGTAAGAGGAGAACAGCCATCATCAGAAACATAGCAAGCTAACTTGTTTGCAGGGTAATCAAGAGCCAAAAGAGACAACACAGTGTTGATTGTGATGATGGGTGGTTCAAGCACAGGGTCTGCCGTTGTCACAAACACATCCACTTGTGGAAGCTCACCTACCctgttgacaaaaaaaaataaaaatgcatctTCCATAAACTCTCAATATTAGTACTACATTAGAAAACAACCAAGAAAATAATCAAGAAACTAAGCTATTAGTTATAACTTTCACATTTAAACGCCACTCCTCCATTCTCAACGAGTTAATATATGATCATGGTTTTAAATAGCATTCCGCAACCGCAGTTGCATCCACAATGTCAAGGTATTTAGACTCATCGCAACAGCAATTGCGGCCGCATCAGCAACATTTTCCCACAATTTAAAACAATGTATATAATACTTTACCGGAGAAAGAGACGGTCTAGGTGGGTGGTGGTTCGTGCAGGAGTCCATTTGGTGCTAATGGTGGTGAGCCAAGTGAGGGTGAACCATGACTCGCACAGGGTTGCAAGAAACCAAGGGAAAGAATAGTGGCTAATGGAGTAAACACGGTAAGAGAGAAggatgagaaggaggaggaagATGAGGGAATCCATTGCTCTTGAAAAGGTGTGTTTTAGCCATAGTTTTTGGTAGAGAGGGAGGAGGGTGTTTTGATTGGCCATTGAACAGATTAGCAAGAACAAGTGCTCAAACTAGAAATAGGGGCACACTGTAGCCACTGGCCATTCAACAAAGCCTAATGCTCAGGGAATGATCCTTTTAAAGGCAAGCATGCATTCATGgaaattatgcatgattttaatCGGATATAAATTAACAGGGAGCTATACTTGAGAATTTGCTGTTAAAACTTCTTTTAACATAGTAGTATCAATTTGCACGAGAAAAATAACCTTTAACCAATCAAAACATAAGCTTGAGTCCATGACCAATGACGCTTAGGATATGACTTAATGACTAGTAGAGAGAAAACCATAATACCAATCCCATTTTCTTACTACTTTTGTCTTTGTACTATTAAgcattttttataaactaaactaatatggtgttttagtttatttattacaaaaagcacatttttaaaacaaaataagtaattttttttgtttttataaataaaaattctgttttttaatattttttttataatgtgtttacttaaataatagttttatgtttttttaagaagaaaattctatttatttcttataaaaacgcttttattcataatattttataaatattatatacatttttaaaagaatagttttaatataatttaatacttCAAATATGACATTAACTTCTTTTGTTAATTAGTATTTCTTTCGACAtctttaatttaagaaaaaaaggtcAAGATGTTTGATATCAAATTAATGCTTACTAAAATCTAAACTTCTTTCatgattaatataatattttttcaatattttttcttttaaaaattccaacttttgaaattcaaataaaaaggtcaaactaatttagtattttaatttttttcaaataagttatcaataaaagaaaataaattaatttaatatgtataaaaaataataaaaaaataaaattaattattttataagaaccaAAAGAAGTAAGAATGTGTGATATTCTCACCATTgagaatttcataaaaatatttatagcttaagatattcaaatttcacactttgaataaaatattaaaattcaaaaactttGTCGATGACGATAATCTAGGGTGGatttaaatatcaattaatCCAAATTCTTTTCAATGCATGCGGCAGCAGATGTAAGCTGTTTTTGTAGGTAATAATGTGCCTAACCCATTGATCACAACTCACATTTATAATAATGGAGGTGATGTTTTTCATGGAAAGAATCCAACATATGTTGAGGGTGTGGGAATAGATTATACTTCTTCCGAATTCCGAATTCAAatataagtaataattttttctcttagtaaatctcaattatttatattttattcaatgaatctatttttaaaatatatttcatttaataaggttaaatatttttttttatctttatcaagtttctataaaaaataatttttaaaaaatatttatttttaattaaaaataacataatttaatgaaattaactaatttttttataagtgtgaaaaatgttaatattttgcTTGTAATCGAGAACTAGTTACAATGCTTTAAGAAGATTGGATATAAGGAGAGGGTATAAATATACTATTACAAGCATTATATACGTTTCTTTGAATGGCGtaaagaagtaaaaaattacattcatgCTTCTGAGGTTGCAAGAGTAACTACAATTGTTATTTCTAGTTCAAGGCATAGATATTCCCAAATTCAATCTCAttctttcatttatatataaatcagAAAAATTCTGACTCATGAGTCATGGCCACGTTTTTATCCGAATCCCTACATATCGGATATTCTCCGGCTAAAGTCAGGAAAGGATGAAGTGGgtaaagttcttttttttatttttttaatatttgtgcgTGGGTCTATTTGCAGACAAAAGACGAAATATACGTGGACAAAACATTCATGGAcaaataatttatcaataagAGGACAGAATTTACATGCATAATCGTTGCAGACAAAAGCATGGTTCTGATGACTACTAGATGGAGAGTGTGGTATCTCTCTTCTTTCTATGGACCTTTTCTCAGAATGCAGAATCGATTGAGGATCCAACTACTCAAGTCAGAATTTTGGACGAACAACTTTGGAGTGGGGTGGGGTTgggtatattttaattaacactACCAACCCACTTGTATTATTATTCCCAATGGTTGTATAAAGTTCGtccttatgaaatatttttatttttttaaagtattaattttatattttcctcaTGTTGAATATATTGTCTAAtacttttcacttttttcaATCAATGCTTTGAAATacttaggaaaaaaattgtcttgtctTTGACATGAAATACCTTACACtattgttattttcttgtcttgGAAGAGATTCGTCagttcattatatatttttcgaGAGGTAAATCAAGTAGAAGGATAAGGCTCTCCCTTCATATTTCCTTTCCGTTATTTGATATGATTCCATATTTCCTTGTTATGTATATCTCCATTGGGTTATGTATCTACTGCATGCAACTTTCCTCTATGGATTTTAATATTGTTGGATTTGGGGTCTGGTCTCATTCCTTTCAGCAAAGAGTAAGTTGTTCACTGATTATTTGTTCTCAGTTTTGTTGGATTGGCAAAGTGAATAATTGCTTAAACTAGCCTTCATTCTTAACTATTCTCGTTTAAATTCTGTCGAATCTTCTCCTTTGCTCTTATTTCTCATCAATATGGAGTATCCAAAGGGTGCACTAACTTGAGTGGCATACTTCTTAAAGGAAGGTATTCAAAACATAGCAAATTATTTGACTTCCAAAAAATTATCTGAAAACGTAGAAAGCTAATAGAagctctgaaaaaaaaaaaaacagaagccATTTAGCATTTGCCTAAACGTTTGACAATTCAAGTGTGTGAATGTCTGGCAATTTGGCATAAAGCCATGTAACAAGTCTTCCCTTCCCTAAGCAAGTTGTGTTAAAGCCTAATCTAAAACTGACTGAGTACTGCACACAGTTTGGTACAACGcattttatgatataaatacAAGTGTAAAGGGAAGTATGATACACccattaacaatttttaattcttgGCTTAGTACAAATCCATCCCCACTTAAAAAGCAATTAGGTGACCTACTTCCAGTTAGATTCATTGCCCACCTTAGGCAAACAAAAATCTTATCTCTGCTAATGCTATATTTCTAGAATAAGCTACAATCAAAATCGACTTTCAAACCAGATCTTTCAGGAACTAGCACCACAATTTTCTTATGTAGAAATTTGTCACAAACTTGCAGATCTTTAAAAAACTAGTAACACAATTTTTGTAAGAAATTTGTCACAAACTTACAAAAATTTTCTTATGTAATAAGTACCAAAAATGGAGGTTAGAAATACAATGACATCTCTATTGGCTTTTTACAATTTTGACATTTTATGAATACTTTAATTATATGGACTATATATGATGATTTACTACTTCCAGTACTAAATATCACTTCGCTGAAACTAGTATGCAATAACTAGATGGAGGCCACACCAAGTCTAAGCAGTGTGTACTTTCCCTTTAGACTGTTTCTTAGATTTGGCAAGCCCTTCATTCCATCCTTTCTGACGAGCTCTCTGTTCCCACAATGCAGAGAGCTTCTTCTGAGCCACTAACGCCATCTCGGCTTTTTCCCTGGCTTCCTCGCATGTTTCCATTCCTGAATTACACTTGTCTGCTTCTTTTTGATACTGAGATGCAATCTTCTTAGACTCCAGCAGAGCCATGTCAGCACGATGCTGATTTTTCAAAGCTTCAGTTTCCCGAAGATTTAGTTCTTCCGACAGTAACTCCGCAAAATTGTTTTCAGTGTCTCCATCCACCTTTGGATTGTGCTTTGCACATTCTAATGACAATTCAATTaatcaagaaaagaaatagcAGTTGGTAAAAGGAGTTGGATTCTAAAAACAGACAGAAATTTTTTGTGATGACACAACTGCTGGCAAAATAAAATTTCTGACCTTATGCTTTTATCGTATCTCCATGCAGACACTTATCTAGTAAAAGATTCATTTCTTATTAATGTTGAAAATGATACATCACACTCAAACCATGTGAGGCTTTTTTTGGGATGTGATTGGAGCCATGTCTTTGCCTTACTTGTCAAGGAGAATGGGACCTTTACTTCAATCTAGTGAGGTGAAAGTAATTGTGATGGATTACCATGAAATCTCTCTAATTCTTTCATAGCACTGGTTAAAAAAACATGCATGTATCCAATCACTAAAAGATACATAAATGTTTTAGGAATTGTTCCAAATTGAGTCACCATttactaatatttaatatttaattagccTTTGATGATAGTCTAGGAAACAGAAGATTTAAAGAATAATCCCAGTTAAGTCAGCATTTAGACATAGAGCTCGTCTAATTCTGAACAAGAGCTTCCCCGATCTACATTGACTCAGATCCTGATTGCAGCAGTTGAGGGGTCCCTTACCTCTTTTCATGACATTCTAGCTTCCTAATCTGTTGAATGTATCCAATCACTTTAGTTTATATGTCAAACAAAATATTCTACTTAATGAAATAACAATCATCTTCAACCTGTAGAAGCTTATGATTTTTACTTTCAATAATCAAAATGTAAAAGATGAAAACAGAATAATGAAATATGCAAGGAACATGACTCACGCTTTAATAGGCCTGAACTTCTTAGTGCTATGATTCGGCATAGATCCATTCAAGTTATCCAGTCTTGGCAATCTCTTTGATATAAATGCAgcttcctctctttttccccCTTCCTCTAAAGCAGCTATCAGATCATCTAGACATGTCAATTCCTGATGTAAACCGTTCTCCACTAATTCATAGCATAAACTAAATGCTTCTGAAACCTTGTTAattttacaaagattcaaaataGTTGCATTACACAAATCAATATCAACATTCTGGTGATTTTCCAAACTAAAAAGCAACAATTTGCATGCTTCTGACAGCTTTCCTCTTTTAAGGAGAAATTGAGCCACTTCTTCTATTTTAACATAGTACCCATTCTTATAAAGCAAATTAATAATCTCAAATGCTCTTTCATGCTGTTCACGTCCAAAAAGTAGCTGTAAACTCTCAGTTGATAGGTTTATATTCTGTCTAACGTTTTTCTCCAGCATCATAACAATAACACAGGAAGACTCATGAGCACAACCCTTTTCCAAAAGTTTTGCCAGAACAGAATGCCAGGTAGATGTTTTAGGTTGATAGGAGCTCTTGAGCATTTTCTCTAGTGTCTCCTTTGCAAGCAGAGGCTTATCCTTCTGAAGAAAACCATCAATCAAATAATCATATATCTCAATATCTGGAAGAAAGTCTCTTCTTAGCATCCACATCAAAAGCTCATATCCACTTTCGTATGCACCTTCTTTACAATGCCCCATAATCACTGTCGTGTATGATTGGGGATCTTGTGTACCCCTTTTCATTAGCTGTCTAATCACCCTCTCAGCCTTCTTAGTCTTCCCATGTTCACACAAAGACTCAAATATAGGATTATAAGAGGCTGCAAGCGGCTTAGAGCCAAATTTGCTTAACAagatttccttttcaaataactcATCAAACAGCTGCTCTGCCATATCATAGTCCCCTTTCTGACACAAACTCCGTATCAGAGTGCTGTACGAGGCTGAATCCGCAGGGATCCGAAATTTTTTCATGCTTTCAAACACCTTCAATGCTTCATCCAGGTTTCCTGCACAACAATGCAAATGAATAATGGTATTAAAAGTAAATGTATCTGGGCTGAACCCTCCATCGCTTTTCATTCGTTCCAAAACATCTTTCATCTTGTCCAACTTGTGTGCCTCACAAAGCCCTTTTACCAAAGTATTATAGGTAATCATGTTCGGCTTAAGGCCCCGGCTAGTCATCTCTTCAAGAACAACCAATGCCTCCTCAACTTCCTGCTTCATACAATACCCACGAATCAAAGTCGTATAAGTAACAACATTAGGATTCAAACCCTCACATTTCTTGCCCATACCATTCACCAAATTCCGAGCAATTCTAACCTTCCCCGCTCTACACAAACCATCAACAAGTGTGTTATACGTAACAACATCCGCATCGCAATTAAAACTCTCCATCTCTCTAAAAAAACGAAACCCTTCATCAACCATGGAGTTCTTGCAAAACCCTCTGATCAAAACATTGTAAGTACAAGTGTCCGGAGAAACACCATACGTGCCAAGCATTTCATCATACACCTCTTTGGCCATATTGGTGCGACCCCTTTTAAGCAAAATTGACATCAGACTGTTGAAGGTAACCACAGAGGGGGACACGGCAATGGATTTCATGGTCTGAAAAAGCTTCATGGACTCTTTGAAGAGGCCGGCTTCAGCGTAACTCCGAATGAGGCTATTGAAGAACCTGTCCTCGAGCTTGACCGTTCCCTTGGAGTGTTTCTCAATGGAAAAGAGGAAGTTTCTGGCCACATTGAGGTTCCTCTCGCGACCAAGGATTTCTAGCATGATGAAGTAGGATTCGGGGGTGTGGGAGAAACCCTTTTGCTGGGTCCATTTGAAGAAGCGAAGGGCCTTGGAAGGGTCTTTGATGAGACGAAGTGTTCGGAGAACAGTGGTTTTGGAGATAGTGATTAGGAGAGAAGAGAgcaacccatttgaaaaaggtTTGGAATTGATGAGATTGGCGATGGTTTTGGCGGTTTTGCTTGCGTTTCTTGATCTGGGTCTTGAGTTTTGGGGTTGTTCTTGGGGGTCGGAGCAAAAGTACCTGAACCTTCAAAACCAgttatgagaaaaaataaataagaaaaggagAGAAAGGAGTCTAGAGAAATGCACCT harbors:
- the LOC100779739 gene encoding cellulose synthase-like protein H1, whose translation is MANQNTLLPLYQKLWLKHTFSRAMDSLIFLLLLILLSYRVYSISHYSFPWFLATLCESWFTLTWLTTISTKWTPARTTTHLDRLFLRVGELPQVDVFVTTADPVLEPPIITINTVLSLLALDYPANKLACYVSDDGCSPLTFYALVEATKFAKLWVPFCKKYNVQVRAPFRYFSEDATVDKNTDLQEFEQEWSLMKKEYEQLCRKIQNASQKSNPCPLVGEYAVFSKTELKNHPSIIKVIWENKEGLRDGVPHLIYISREKRPQHPHHYKAGAMNVLTRVSALMTNAPYILNVDCDMYVNNPKIAQHALCIFLDSKGEKEVAFVQCPQRFYDTVKDDAYGNQLVALPMYIGGGFAGLQGIIYAGTNCFHRRKVIYGLSPDYDIQNMKKDFGFINGTKSQKKTMQIFGASRGFVESAKHALEEMTFTPNDKLFKSLELKAANQVASCDYEYSTAWGKQVGWLYGSTSEDVLTGLVMHTKGWRSEVCSPDPMAFMGCSPQDNLGQMGQHKRWSSGLFDIFLSSHCPIFGTLFGKLQFRECLAYVWITNWALRSVPEICYALLPAYCIITNSSFLPNKEPGMWIPTSVFVMYNVATLLEHLISGLSARTWWNNQRMGRITTMTSCFFGFLDIVLKRLRISDTVFEITKKDQPSSNDENVGRFIFNKSPIFVPGTAILLIQLTALVISWWRWQQSLLKNERTYGLGEVFCSAYLVLCYLPLLKGLFAKGKYGIPLSTICKAMVLAFLFVQLCNASVAN
- the LOC100788299 gene encoding uncharacterized protein — protein: MVALCIAGYIVGPPLYWHFIEHVNHSSSSSSCAPCVCDCSSQPIITIPQGLSNSSFEECAKHNPKVDGDTENNFAELLSEELNLRETEALKNQHRADMALLESKKIASQYQKEADKCNSGMETCEEAREKAEMALVAQKKLSALWEQRARQKGWNEGLAKSKKQSKGKVHTA
- the LOC100794080 gene encoding pentatricopeptide repeat-containing protein At1g02060, chloroplastic; the protein is MVSLSLSSHQLSSNQRFIPISIFNSHLRYFCSDPQEQPQNSRPRSRNASKTAKTIANLINSKPFSNGLLSSLLITISKTTVLRTLRLIKDPSKALRFFKWTQQKGFSHTPESYFIMLEILGRERNLNVARNFLFSIEKHSKGTVKLEDRFFNSLIRSYAEAGLFKESMKLFQTMKSIAVSPSVVTFNSLMSILLKRGRTNMAKEVYDEMLGTYGVSPDTCTYNVLIRGFCKNSMVDEGFRFFREMESFNCDADVVTYNTLVDGLCRAGKVRIARNLVNGMGKKCEGLNPNVVTYTTLIRGYCMKQEVEEALVVLEEMTSRGLKPNMITYNTLVKGLCEAHKLDKMKDVLERMKSDGGFSPDTFTFNTIIHLHCCAGNLDEALKVFESMKKFRIPADSASYSTLIRSLCQKGDYDMAEQLFDELFEKEILLSKFGSKPLAASYNPIFESLCEHGKTKKAERVIRQLMKRGTQDPQSYTTVIMGHCKEGAYESGYELLMWMLRRDFLPDIEIYDYLIDGFLQKDKPLLAKETLEKMLKSSYQPKTSTWHSVLAKLLEKGCAHESSCVIVMMLEKNVRQNINLSTESLQLLFGREQHERAFEIINLLYKNGYYVKIEEVAQFLLKRGKLSEACKLLLFSLENHQNVDIDLCNATILNLCKINKVSEAFSLCYELVENGLHQELTCLDDLIAALEEGGKREEAAFISKRLPRLDNLNGSMPNHSTKKFRPIKALGS